The following are encoded in a window of Bradyrhizobium sp. WBOS07 genomic DNA:
- a CDS encoding glycosyltransferase family 4 protein: MPVSIAHVLRTYGVHGGERQLARLFREEDPSLYENTFFSIYCNPHCADYFAQIPNLRQKRVIGLKAKAFPKLRNEMLLLLLLLPILQLRMLYLLAVGDYRICVAHGIQGAAACWLAAWFLPGIRFVYVHRGTKSKAGSHPIFKLLYRPFQVVAGVSVATVASLKTLVPDGRAVTLENGIDWEAFVDATARCEKEFRRDTTTLVSSARLLPHKAQAFLLDTFAILVRERPNVELIVAGDGPELSNLMGQAEALGISSRVRFLGHVSDIQCRMVNSDIFVHASEVEGMSNAVLEAMALGLPSVVVDAPGVSECHIDGETGFVVQRSPSDMANRIISLIDDVELREWMGNQARIRVQEQYSTKANVARYHALYASLLAG, from the coding sequence ATGCCAGTTTCGATTGCCCATGTCTTACGAACCTACGGTGTCCATGGAGGCGAGCGCCAACTAGCGCGATTGTTTAGGGAGGAGGATCCCTCCCTATACGAGAACACGTTTTTCTCGATCTACTGCAATCCGCATTGCGCCGACTATTTCGCCCAGATTCCAAATTTGCGTCAGAAAAGGGTCATAGGACTCAAGGCGAAGGCTTTCCCTAAGCTTCGCAACGAAATGCTGTTGCTGTTGTTGCTGCTGCCTATTCTTCAGCTAAGAATGTTATATCTGTTGGCGGTAGGCGACTATCGGATCTGCGTGGCGCACGGAATACAGGGTGCAGCAGCCTGTTGGCTCGCAGCTTGGTTCTTGCCTGGTATACGCTTTGTTTATGTTCACAGAGGCACCAAATCGAAAGCTGGATCGCATCCGATTTTCAAGCTTCTATATAGACCTTTCCAAGTAGTCGCTGGCGTCTCGGTCGCAACCGTGGCTTCGCTGAAGACACTCGTTCCTGATGGTAGAGCGGTGACCCTTGAAAACGGCATCGACTGGGAGGCGTTTGTCGATGCAACCGCCCGCTGTGAGAAGGAGTTTCGTCGAGATACCACAACCCTTGTTTCGTCGGCTCGCTTGCTGCCGCACAAGGCGCAGGCATTCTTGCTGGATACTTTCGCAATTCTTGTTCGCGAACGGCCGAATGTCGAGTTGATCGTCGCAGGAGATGGTCCAGAGCTGAGCAATTTGATGGGCCAGGCTGAGGCGCTAGGTATCAGCAGCCGAGTCCGGTTTCTCGGTCATGTCTCCGATATCCAGTGTCGCATGGTGAACAGCGATATCTTCGTTCACGCATCCGAGGTGGAGGGGATGAGCAACGCGGTGCTGGAGGCTATGGCGCTTGGTTTGCCGAGTGTAGTGGTGGATGCTCCCGGTGTAAGCGAATGTCATATCGATGGGGAAACCGGATTTGTCGTGCAGCGAAGCCCGTCGGATATGGCTAACAGGATCATCTCGCTCATCGATGATGTCGAGCTGCGGGAATGGATGGGTAATCAGGCGAGGATACGCGTTCAAGAGCAGTACTCGACAAAGGCCAATGTTGCTCGATATCACGCGCTCTACGCAAGTTTGCTGGCGGGATAG